In one window of Oryzias melastigma strain HK-1 linkage group LG5, ASM292280v2, whole genome shotgun sequence DNA:
- the misp gene encoding mitotic interactor and substrate of PLK1, producing the protein MASTPKRWTLKPLSPILRPSDLQTMTVSALNDSISSSNSSVVDSSSQRGSLQDIPVQTSPVHILQNGSSDDSDPLSLSSSSSLKSPSSPSSPRCGFYSFVEDPTSPEAKENESWMLSSQRQAYLATLKEETGFKLQAYNSAKKPQTLFSVDQDDSQYKIDPHNNMNGICKTDEKQLRKEIIRSQAPRNMLAQTSHREVNLTRSTNTETEPHGPVSSRTKPSHPNQPETTEKYQSNFKTVRKLFLNMEEEQLKALFSPDWSTKLRRVSTPKSRTHVSPPHGEEDQRTKKISPTTDDLERNREQTSKPENGSCARNAELFRQDKTTNQFLSVHESPTEEEIRTPEEHEESLQRSCDLESKSEGEVTEATMKPPLSLLTSGTNKETLPGGIIPNQEIHLQNLEAKDLQLLETPGQVSPLKTNADDIRTEEKPLMGSGTGDIFPSPCCPHRHHQELKFYQTNVAASLHSEGDSDVQNSPRFQEDSASSFLPSPRFSPFSSRKSTTRWEPQKLDYASSQSREPALDLIKKEIQEVLKREQELKEMRESRKGISRPLLSPASLVEKANMMAVRLFYPQPNKEKEVNLNSSSGHVDAPHPRTPSSRLPRRPPSLTEIPVQDLEEHQAELEESSYGGILLVDNINNKVIESTRVARHKNQRALRWEAGVFTTTET; encoded by the exons ATGGCCAGCACCCCAAAGAGGTGGACCCTGAAACCTCTGTCCCCCATCCTGAGACCCTCAGACCTTCAGACGATGACGGTCTCTGCTCTGAATGACAGCATCTCCAGCAGTAACTCCTCTGTGGTGGACTCTTCGTCTCAGAGGGGGAGTCTCCAGGACATACCGGTTCAGACCAGCCCTGTTCACATTTTACAAAATGGGAGCTCAGATGATTCTGATCCACTGAGTCTTAGCAGTTCCAGTAGCTTGAAAAGCCCCAGCAGCCCGTCAAGCCCTCGGTGTGGCTTCTACTCGTTTGTAGAGGACCCCACGAGTCCAGAAGCCAAGGAGAACGAATCATGGATGCTGTCGTCTCAGCGGCAGGCTTACCTGGCCACACTGAAGGAGGAGACTGGATTCAAACTACAGGCTTACAACAGCgccaaaaaaccccaaactctGTTTTCTGTGGACCAAGACGATTCCCAGTACAAGATAGATCCACACAACAACATGAACGGGATCTGCAAGACAGACGAAAAGCAGCTCCGCAAAGAAATTATTCGCAGCCAGGCGCCAAGAAACATGCTAGCCCAGACGTCACACCGCGAGGTAAACCTGACCCGGtccacaaacacagagacagaACCGCACGGTCCAGTCAGCTCCAGGACAAAACCCTCTCACCCCAACCAGCCAGAGACCACGGAGAAGTATCAGAGCAACTTCAAGACTGTCAGGAAGCTCTTTCTGAACATGGAGGAGGAGCAGTTGAAGGCTCTCTTCAGCCCTGATTGGTCCACAAAGCTCAGGCGGGTTTCTACGCCGAAGTCCAGAACTCATGTTTCTCCACCACATGGAGAGGAGGATCAGAGAACCAAGAAAATCAGTCCCACCACTGATGATCTCGAGAGGAACCGAGAGCAGACATCCAAACCAGAGAATGGGAGCTGTGCAAGGAATGCTGAACTGTTCAGGCAAGACAAAACAACTAATCAATTCTTAAGTGTCCATGAAAGTCCCACTGAAGAGGAGATCAGAACACCAGAGGAACATGAAGAGAGCCTGCAACGCTCTTGTGACCTGGAGAGCAAAAGTGAAGGAGAGGTGACTGAAGCTACAATGAAACCCCCGCTATCCCTTCTTACCTCCGGAACAAACAAAGAGACACTTCCTGGTGGAATAATCCCAAATCAAGAGATTCACCTGCAGAACCTGGAGGCGAAGGATCTTCAGCTCCTTGAAACTCCAGGACAAGTCAGTCCTTTGAAGACAAACGCTGATGACATCCGGACTGAAGAGAAGCCTCTGATGGGATCTGGAACAGGAGACATTTTCCCATCTCCTTGCTGTCCACATCGTCATCACCAAGAGTTAAAGTTCTATCAAACAAACGTTGCTGCTTCCCTCCATTCTGAAGGGGACTCTGATGTTCAGAACTCACCACGTTTTCAAGAGGACTCTGCCTCTTCTTTTTTACCTTCTCCCCGTTTCTCTCCATTTTCATCCCGAAAGTCGACAACTCGCTGGGAACCACAAAAACTGGATTATGCCAGCTCACAATCAAGGGAACCAGCACTAGATTTGATCAAGAAAGAGATCCAGGAGGTTCTGAAACGGGAGCAAGAACTGAAAGAGATGAGGGAGTCCAGGAAGGGGATCAGCCGACCACTCCTGTCTCCGGCGTCTCTGGTGGAAAAGGCAAACATGATGGCGGTCAGGCTGTTCTACCCCCAACCAAACAAGG aaaaagaagtgaATTTGAATTCTTCGTCTGGCCATGTCGACGCTCCTCATCCTCGGACACCCTCCTCCAGGCTCCCGCGGCGTCCTCCGAGTCTGACCGAGATTCCCGTTCAGGACTTGGAGGAGCATCAGGCCGAGCTGGAAGAAAGCTCC TACGGAGGAATCCTGCTGGTCGACAACATCAACAACAAG GTCATCGAGTCCACCAGAGTCGCTCGCCATAAAAACCAGCGAGCTCTGCGGTGGGAGGCTGGCGTGTTCACGACCACGGAGACGTAA